A part of Lacibacter sp. H407 genomic DNA contains:
- a CDS encoding isoaspartyl peptidase/L-asparaginase family protein — protein sequence MRDFSIAIHGGAGTILKADMTPELEAAYVSGLAEALTAGYTLLAKGGTALDAVAAAVRSLEECILFNAGRGSVFTKTGGHEMDAAIMDGKTLGAGAVAGVSSVKNPVLLAKLIMEKSEHVMLSGDGALQFAKQHQLQLEEEDYFFSQFRYDQWQLVKNEDTTSLDHNIHIEKKFGTVGAVACDANGNLAAATSTGGMTNKNYNRIGDTPVIGSGTYANNQTCAISCTGHGELFLRAVAAYDVSCLMEYKGMTLQEAMEKVTLDKLVKLKGEGGMIGVDANGNAAMVFNSDGMYRAMQSNRGEKQIAIYR from the coding sequence ATGCGTGATTTTTCCATTGCAATTCATGGTGGTGCCGGTACAATTCTAAAAGCTGATATGACGCCCGAGCTTGAGGCTGCTTATGTGAGCGGTCTTGCTGAAGCATTAACTGCCGGCTATACATTGTTGGCGAAAGGTGGTACTGCATTAGATGCTGTAGCAGCGGCAGTACGCTCATTGGAGGAGTGTATTTTATTCAACGCAGGAAGAGGATCTGTTTTTACAAAGACGGGTGGACATGAAATGGACGCAGCTATTATGGATGGAAAGACATTAGGAGCAGGTGCAGTAGCCGGCGTAAGCAGCGTGAAGAATCCTGTATTGCTTGCCAAACTGATCATGGAAAAAAGTGAGCATGTAATGTTGAGTGGAGATGGTGCATTGCAGTTTGCCAAACAACATCAATTGCAATTGGAAGAAGAAGATTATTTCTTTTCACAGTTTCGATATGACCAGTGGCAGTTGGTAAAAAATGAGGATACCACTTCACTCGATCATAATATTCACATCGAAAAAAAGTTCGGAACCGTTGGTGCGGTTGCATGCGATGCCAATGGAAATCTTGCAGCTGCTACAAGTACAGGCGGCATGACGAATAAAAATTATAATCGTATTGGCGATACACCCGTAATAGGATCCGGCACGTATGCAAATAATCAAACCTGTGCTATTTCCTGTACCGGACATGGTGAACTATTTCTTCGGGCAGTTGCGGCGTACGATGTCAGTTGCCTGATGGAATACAAAGGCATGACTCTGCAGGAAGCAATGGAAAAAGTTACATTGGATAAATTGGTAAAGCTGAAAGGCGAAGGCGGAATGATTGGCGTGGATGCAAATGGAAACGCAGCAATGGTGTTCAACAGCGATGGAATGTATCGTGCCATGCAAAGCAATCGAGGCGAAAAGCAAATCGCTATTTATCGATAA
- a CDS encoding M1 family metallopeptidase, producing the protein MKYFIFLLLLISTSVSVAQPSYWQQQVNYKIDVTLNDVEHTLDGFVKIEYSNRSPDSLRFIWFHVWPNAYRTDNTAFSDQLLENGRTDFYFSNAEDRGYINRLDFRVNAQRADIEDHPQHIDIIKVILPQPLAPGETIELTTPFHVQLPKNFSRGGHVGQSYQITQWFPKPAVYDQLGWHPMPYLDQGEFYSEFGNYEVKITVPKSYVVLSSGNLQNKEEQQWMKERAANYNPQPVKQTAKKTTAKKPVKLPVTTEETKTLLYTQNNVHDFAWFADKKFMLLHDTIQLANGRVIDAYAAFPAASKTLWKNSIRMIKDAVHFRSNTIGEYPYNTVAAVEAPMGFSGGMEYPCITAITRMPNERSLESVIEHEVGHNWFQGMLANNEQRYPWFDEGINSYYGKRFEKEASRYKPTTDKKQLFDLNFDDALFLQSFERLKLDQPVNTSADSLTEANYSLIAYEKGAQFMQLLEQQLGKTVFDKAMQQYFQQWKGKHPYPADLQHTLEQVSGKNLDATFALLNKKGPLVTEQKKKFTISPFVGTNDATKNTVIVSPVAGINMYDGFMIGGAIHNYTLAPSKFQFIVAPVYATKSKQLNGLARMSYTFYPQKTFQRITLAVNALKFSTNDFTDTANQKYILGVRKIAPSLKFVLKESNPRSTRERFIQWKTFFLDEDDLRFRSDTFPNGNRFVEITKLNVSRYLNQLRFVIQDKRALYPYRGELMAEQAQDFLRLAFTGNYYFNYNEKLGADIRVFAGKFIYLGEKTITKQFRNDPYYLNLSAPKGYEDYTYSNYFVGRNEFEGFASQQMMMRDGGFKVRTDLLANKVGKTDNWLMAINISSDIPDQINILNILPVKVPLKVYMDLGTYAEAWGPNAEGSKVLFNAGLQLSLLKNTINIYAPLLYSRVYRDYFESTIPEKRFLKNISFTIDIQNFSLKKIDRRFPF; encoded by the coding sequence GTGAAGTATTTCATTTTTCTGCTCCTGTTAATCAGCACCTCTGTTTCCGTTGCCCAGCCATCGTACTGGCAGCAACAGGTCAATTACAAAATTGATGTAACACTCAACGATGTTGAGCATACATTGGATGGTTTTGTAAAAATTGAATACAGCAATCGTTCTCCCGACAGTTTGCGTTTTATCTGGTTTCATGTGTGGCCAAATGCTTACCGCACAGATAATACTGCCTTCAGCGATCAACTGTTGGAAAACGGGCGTACTGATTTTTATTTTTCGAATGCAGAAGATCGTGGCTATATCAATCGCCTGGACTTTCGGGTGAATGCTCAACGTGCCGATATTGAAGATCATCCGCAGCATATTGATATTATTAAAGTGATCTTGCCACAACCACTTGCACCCGGTGAAACAATTGAATTAACTACTCCGTTTCATGTGCAATTGCCAAAAAACTTTTCAAGAGGAGGACATGTAGGTCAATCGTATCAGATCACACAATGGTTTCCGAAACCGGCCGTGTATGATCAATTAGGTTGGCATCCCATGCCGTATTTAGATCAGGGTGAGTTTTACAGTGAGTTTGGGAATTATGAAGTGAAGATCACTGTGCCAAAAAGTTATGTGGTATTGAGCTCCGGCAATTTGCAGAACAAAGAAGAGCAGCAGTGGATGAAAGAACGGGCAGCTAATTACAATCCGCAACCTGTAAAACAAACAGCAAAAAAAACAACTGCAAAAAAGCCCGTTAAACTTCCTGTAACAACAGAAGAAACCAAAACACTTTTGTATACCCAAAACAATGTGCATGACTTTGCATGGTTTGCTGATAAGAAGTTTATGTTGTTGCACGATACGATCCAGCTTGCAAACGGTCGGGTTATAGACGCTTATGCTGCTTTTCCTGCTGCAAGCAAAACACTTTGGAAAAACAGCATTCGTATGATCAAGGATGCGGTGCATTTCAGAAGCAATACCATTGGTGAATATCCTTACAATACAGTTGCAGCGGTGGAAGCACCGATGGGTTTTTCTGGTGGCATGGAATATCCCTGCATCACTGCTATTACCCGCATGCCGAATGAGCGTTCTTTAGAAAGTGTAATTGAACATGAAGTGGGACATAACTGGTTTCAAGGTATGCTGGCGAATAATGAACAACGTTATCCTTGGTTTGATGAAGGTATTAATTCGTACTACGGAAAACGTTTTGAGAAAGAAGCGAGCCGTTATAAACCAACAACCGATAAAAAACAATTATTTGATCTGAATTTTGATGATGCATTGTTTTTGCAAAGTTTTGAACGGCTAAAACTTGATCAGCCAGTAAATACTTCAGCCGATTCATTAACAGAAGCGAATTATTCATTGATCGCTTACGAGAAAGGTGCACAGTTTATGCAGTTGCTGGAACAACAGCTTGGCAAAACTGTATTTGACAAGGCCATGCAACAATATTTTCAGCAATGGAAAGGCAAGCATCCCTACCCTGCTGATCTGCAACATACGCTTGAACAGGTAAGTGGGAAAAATCTCGATGCAACATTTGCGTTGCTCAACAAAAAAGGGCCATTAGTAACGGAGCAGAAAAAGAAATTTACTATTTCGCCTTTCGTTGGCACCAATGATGCAACAAAAAACACTGTGATTGTTTCACCTGTTGCCGGCATCAATATGTATGATGGTTTTATGATTGGTGGTGCCATTCATAACTATACACTTGCTCCTTCGAAATTTCAATTTATCGTAGCACCTGTATATGCAACAAAAAGCAAACAGCTGAACGGACTTGCAAGAATGAGCTATACATTCTATCCGCAGAAAACATTTCAACGAATCACGCTTGCTGTAAATGCGTTGAAATTTTCAACGAATGATTTTACAGATACAGCAAACCAGAAATACATATTGGGTGTACGAAAAATTGCCCCCTCCTTAAAATTTGTATTAAAAGAATCAAATCCACGTAGCACAAGAGAGCGTTTTATACAATGGAAAACATTTTTCTTGGATGAAGATGACCTTCGTTTCAGAAGCGATACCTTTCCCAATGGAAATCGTTTTGTTGAAATTACAAAGTTGAATGTTTCCCGTTATCTCAACCAGTTACGTTTTGTGATACAGGATAAAAGGGCGTTGTATCCATATCGTGGTGAGTTGATGGCTGAACAGGCGCAGGATTTTCTACGACTTGCCTTTACAGGCAATTACTATTTTAACTACAATGAAAAGTTAGGAGCCGATATCCGTGTATTTGCCGGTAAGTTTATTTATCTCGGAGAGAAAACAATTACCAAACAATTCAGAAACGATCCGTACTACCTGAACTTATCTGCGCCGAAAGGATATGAAGATTATACATACAGTAACTACTTTGTGGGGCGAAATGAATTTGAAGGTTTTGCCAGTCAGCAAATGATGATGCGTGATGGAGGTTTTAAAGTTCGTACTGATCTATTAGCAAATAAAGTAGGCAAAACAGACAATTGGTTGATGGCGATCAATATTTCAAGCGATATTCCCGACCAGATCAATATCCTCAATATTTTACCTGTAAAAGTTCCACTGAAAGTATATATGGATCTCGGCACCTATGCAGAAGCATGGGGACCGAATGCAGAAGGCAGCAAAGTATTGTTCAATGCAGGCTTGCAGCTTTCGTTGCTGAAAAATACGATCAACATTTATGCACCGCTGCTGTACAGCAGAGTGTATCGTGATTATTTTGAATCAACCATTCCTGAAAAACGTTTTCTGAAAAATATCAGCTTTACCATTGATATTCAGAATTTCAGTTTGAAGAAAATCGACAGGCGCTTCCCTTTCTGA
- a CDS encoding GNAT family N-acetyltransferase has translation MQQINYIPHAEIDQQKWNRCIEEAANGLIYAYAWYLDAMCDDWDALVLNDYEAVMPLPWNSKYGVHYLYQPYFCASLGVFANTIPTAVTVEAFLKKIPRRYKYIDIYLNHQNMFSIADFPMTERVNYILPLNRSYEEIANDYRTNLKRNIKKAEQSGLIVKEKIALTEILALAGETMQRVSAISDEQLNRFRNVYEAARKNKQAELIGIYSVANKLLASAVFLFSHNRWYYILVGNHPNGKTLGASHYLIDRFIHKHAGTATLLDFEGSDIRNLAFFYSSYGAAEERYPALRMNRLPKLLKWLKE, from the coding sequence ATGCAACAGATCAATTACATACCGCATGCAGAAATTGATCAACAGAAATGGAACCGTTGTATTGAAGAAGCAGCAAATGGTTTGATCTATGCGTATGCGTGGTACCTCGATGCGATGTGTGACGATTGGGATGCATTGGTGTTGAATGACTATGAAGCAGTAATGCCGTTGCCATGGAATAGCAAATACGGCGTTCATTATTTATACCAGCCTTATTTCTGTGCCAGCTTAGGAGTGTTTGCCAACACAATCCCAACAGCTGTAACTGTTGAAGCATTCCTGAAAAAAATTCCCCGGCGTTATAAGTACATTGATATCTATCTCAATCATCAGAACATGTTCAGTATTGCTGATTTCCCAATGACGGAACGGGTAAATTATATATTGCCGCTGAACAGATCATATGAAGAAATTGCAAACGACTATCGTACCAACCTGAAACGGAATATTAAAAAAGCTGAACAAAGCGGATTGATCGTAAAAGAAAAGATTGCACTTACTGAAATACTTGCTTTAGCAGGCGAAACCATGCAGCGTGTTTCCGCTATTAGTGATGAACAGTTGAACCGCTTTCGAAATGTGTATGAAGCTGCCAGAAAAAATAAACAGGCAGAATTGATTGGCATCTATTCTGTTGCGAACAAACTCCTGGCGTCGGCTGTATTTTTGTTTTCACACAACCGCTGGTACTATATTCTCGTGGGCAATCACCCGAATGGAAAAACATTGGGCGCTTCGCATTATCTCATTGATCGTTTTATCCATAAACATGCAGGAACAGCAACACTGCTTGATTTTGAAGGAAGCGATATTCGCAATCTTGCTTTTTTTTACAGCAGCTATGGCGCTGCAGAAGAACGCTATCCTGCTCTACGCATGAATCGTTTGCCGAAATTATTGAAGTGGCTGAAAGAATGA
- a CDS encoding bifunctional heptose 7-phosphate kinase/heptose 1-phosphate adenyltransferase yields the protein MSVSKFDQLFQQFSQLKAGVIGDVMLDTYMWGHVERISPEAPVPIVTVDKKEYRIGGASNVALNIASLGASVSMISVVGNDEEGKQLQQLLQQQNIKTDFLLNSPKRITTSKTRIISRNQQMMRLDNEITTDLGYEDENRLILALQTFIAQEKPDVLIFEDYNKGVLTELVIQKAIDLCKHHGIVTTVDPKRKNFFQYKGVDVFKPNLKEVKDGLNLLTDDISEEALKQIHFRLKEQLQHHTSFITLSEKGVYYENETEAGIIPSHRRNIADVSGAGDTVIAVASLVYTATKDIQLMAEVANIAGGLVCEEVGTAAIQQKRLLQECKLLLK from the coding sequence ATGAGCGTTTCGAAATTCGATCAGTTGTTTCAGCAGTTCTCACAACTAAAAGCAGGTGTGATCGGAGATGTGATGCTTGATACATATATGTGGGGACATGTGGAACGTATTTCGCCGGAAGCACCGGTTCCCATTGTTACGGTTGATAAAAAAGAATATCGTATTGGTGGTGCTTCAAATGTAGCGTTGAACATTGCATCGCTTGGTGCAAGTGTTTCAATGATCAGTGTTGTTGGAAATGATGAAGAAGGAAAACAGTTGCAGCAATTACTGCAACAGCAAAATATCAAAACTGATTTTTTACTGAACAGCCCCAAACGAATTACAACCAGCAAAACACGCATTATCAGTCGTAACCAACAGATGATGCGGTTGGATAATGAGATAACAACCGATCTGGGTTATGAAGATGAGAACCGCTTGATCCTTGCACTGCAAACATTTATTGCACAGGAAAAACCCGATGTGCTCATTTTTGAAGATTATAACAAAGGCGTTTTAACTGAACTGGTAATTCAGAAAGCAATTGATCTTTGCAAGCATCATGGTATTGTTACCACTGTTGACCCCAAGCGTAAAAATTTCTTTCAGTATAAAGGCGTGGATGTATTCAAGCCCAACCTCAAAGAAGTAAAAGATGGATTGAATCTGTTAACGGATGATATAAGTGAAGAGGCGTTAAAACAAATTCATTTTCGTTTAAAGGAACAACTGCAACATCATACATCCTTCATTACACTTTCTGAAAAAGGAGTGTATTATGAAAATGAAACCGAAGCAGGCATCATTCCTTCACATCGGCGTAATATTGCTGATGTAAGTGGTGCCGGTGATACGGTAATTGCTGTTGCATCATTAGTTTATACCGCTACAAAAGATATTCAACTGATGGCTGAGGTTGCAAACATTGCCGGAGGTTTGGTTTGTGAAGAAGTGGGAACTGCTGCGATTCAACAGAAACGACTGTTACAAGAGTGTAAATTGTTATTGAAATAA
- a CDS encoding 2-C-methyl-D-erythritol 4-phosphate cytidylyltransferase: MQTYVVIVAGGAGKRMGSVLPKQFLLLKNKPVLYYTINAFLNALPECKVIVVLPEEHLELGKEIVDGFFDAQRIQLTVGGETRFHSVQNGLKLVEEESIIFVHDGVRCLVQEELIQRCYTTALETGSAVPAIECRDSVRMITEEGNDPVDRSKLRLVQTPQTFHSKILLAAFAIDYKPWFTDEANVVEAFGLKVALVQGDDTNIKITNPIDLVIAEKILEG; this comes from the coding sequence ATGCAAACATATGTTGTAATTGTGGCCGGAGGGGCCGGCAAACGAATGGGTTCTGTGCTTCCGAAACAATTTCTATTATTAAAAAATAAACCGGTACTCTATTACACCATCAATGCATTCTTGAACGCATTGCCGGAGTGTAAAGTAATTGTTGTGTTACCGGAAGAGCATCTGGAACTGGGCAAAGAAATCGTTGACGGTTTCTTTGATGCGCAGCGAATACAATTGACCGTTGGTGGCGAAACACGTTTTCACTCTGTACAAAATGGATTAAAGCTGGTGGAAGAAGAGTCGATCATATTTGTACACGATGGAGTGCGTTGCCTGGTTCAGGAAGAATTAATTCAACGTTGTTATACCACGGCTTTAGAAACAGGAAGTGCTGTGCCTGCGATTGAATGCAGAGACAGTGTTCGTATGATCACCGAAGAAGGAAATGATCCTGTTGACCGTTCGAAATTGCGATTGGTACAAACGCCGCAAACATTCCACAGCAAAATTTTGCTGGCCGCTTTTGCGATCGATTACAAACCATGGTTTACAGATGAAGCCAATGTTGTAGAAGCATTTGGTTTAAAGGTAGCGCTGGTGCAAGGCGATGATACAAATATCAAAATCACGAACCCAATTGATTTAGTGATTGCTGAAAAGATACTTGAAGGTTAA